The following proteins are co-located in the Solanum pennellii chromosome 1, SPENNV200 genome:
- the LOC107016772 gene encoding uncharacterized protein LOC107016772: MAGARPLLNFAFYFVVVLATTTVTMSRSPKMQSMGARDMSLDIVEIEQKLVPVGSIITCLKRCYKQSDCSDGWLCRDCANDAFDQGGKHCDKFTSSGQGYFAMLNRHQVNHGGLEFAV, translated from the exons ATGGCTGGAGCACGTCCTTTGCTTAACTTTGCATTTTACTTTGTTGTTGTCCTAGCTACAACTACTG TTACCATGTCTCGTTCACCAAAGATGCAATCAATGGGTGCACGCGATATGTCACTTGATATTGTAGAGATTGAACAAAAATTAGTTCCGGTTGGTTCTATAATAACTTGCTTGAAAAGATGCTACAAGCAGAGTGATTGCAGCGATGGATGGCTTTGTAGAGATTGTGCAAATGATGCATTTGATCAAGGTGGAAAACATTGCGACAAATTTACTTCTTCTGGACAAGGATATTTTGCAATGCTCAATCGTCATCAAGTTAATCACGGGGGTCTTGAATTTGCAGTTTGA
- the LOC114075562 gene encoding probable receptor-like protein kinase At1g49730 — protein sequence MLFILIVLIWRKSKELEDYDATNKISSKSFTHPPKIFQEGTTSILTKYSYKGTKKATNNFSTAIGQGGFGIYKYEFKDGSVVAVKRMNKVSEQHDYEFCREIELLARLHHRQLVSLWGFCTERLERFLMYEYMPNGSLKDQLHNPGTTPLSWHTRTQIAIDVANTSVADFGLAHALNDGFICFEPVKTEIKGTLGYMDPEYVITQELIEKSMNKANYYTNSFWTSSSSDSFWLESIYDKKPTQKYSKSLTSRNKKAQTKLPEDQAK from the exons ATGCTATTTATCTTAATTGTTCTGATTTGGAGGAAAAGCAAAGAACTGGAAGATTATGATGCAACTAATAAGATATCTTCCAAATCCTTCACACATCCACCAAAAATATTCCAGGAAg GTACAACTTCTATACTTACAAAATACAGCTATAAGGGGACAAAGAAGGCAACCAACAACTTCAGCACAGCTATTGGACAGGGAGGATTTGgcatatacaaatatgaatttaaggATGGTTCCGTGGTAGCAGTGAAGAGAATGAACAAGGTTTCTGAGCAGCATGATTATGAGTTTTGCAGAGAAATAGAACTGCTTGCTCGACTACATCATCGTCAACTTGTTTCTCTATGGGGATTTTGCACTGAAAGGCTTGAGAG GTTTCTCATGTATGAGTACATGCCAAATGGAAGCTTAAAGGATCAGCTTCACA ATCCAGGTACAACTCCTCTCAGTTGGCATACTAGAACTCAAATAGCTATTGATGTTGCAAACACTTCG gTTGCAGATTTTGGCCTTGCTCATGCTTTAAATGATGGTTTTATTTGCTTTGAACCAGTAAAAACCGAGATCAAGGGAACTTTAG GTTATATGGATCCTGAGTATGTTATCACCCAAGAGCTTATAGAGAAAAGCATGAACAAGGCCAATTACTACACCAACAGTTTTTGGACCAGTTCCAGTTCAGATTCTTTCTGGTTGGAATCCATATATGACAAAAAAccaacacaaaaatattcaaaaagtctTACCTCCAGAAACAAAAAAGCACAAACCAAACTACCGGAAGATCAAGCCAAATGA